From one Triticum urartu cultivar G1812 chromosome 3, Tu2.1, whole genome shotgun sequence genomic stretch:
- the LOC125549558 gene encoding dof zinc finger protein DOF2.4-like: MIFLPAFLDSSDFWNTDHNQLQLQQIGTSTHSTTISSPDGPGDGGCNNNNPKGFMATTGADYGVAGGGDDGCGGAGDGDCSHGRNNKSISMSKRARLARLPHPLPGINCPRCESTNTKFCYFNNYSLTQPRHFCRSCSRYWTRGGVLRNVPVGGGYRRHAKRRAKPKVVSATSRASTVGKSSMTPTMSSSTTYATGTDISPPRLQYPIFGSTPSHDSQFSDIFDPANLGLGFPVRLLFAESDAYTVDGCAHHHHHHAHGNGMEQLLEAQNSFPFMHAMDHHMSGLPAEAMPITMATMQGMFHLGLQSVRGGHGDEIAGQQLHYPPAKRNHKHQDYASSRGMHRDVVNGNGTGGYI; the protein is encoded by the exons ATGATCTTCCTTCCTGCCTTCCTTGATTCATCAGACTTCTGGAACACCGACCACAACCAGCTTCAG CTGCAACAAATCGGCACTAGCACTCATAGTACTACCATTTCTTCACCCGATGGTCCTGGTGATGGAGGATGCAACAACAATAATCCCAAAGGGTTCATGGCCACAACCGGGGCCGACTACGGCGTTGCAGGGGGTGGCGATGATGGTTGCGGTGGTGCTGGGGACGGCGATTGCAGTCACGGCAGAAATAACAAGTCGATTTCCATGTCGAAGCGAGCACGGCTGGCGCGGTTGCCGCATCCACTTCCGGGGATCAACTGCCCGCGATGTGAATCCACCAACACCAAGTTTTGCTACTTTAATAACTACTCTCTTACCCAGCCCCGCCACTTCTGCCGCTCCTGCAGCCGCTACTGGACCCGCGGCGGCGTTCTCCGCAACGTGCCCGTCGGCGGGGGGTATCGTCGCCATGCCAAGCGTAGGGCCAAGCCCAAGGTGGTGTCAGCCACCTCCCGAGCCTCTACGGTAGGGAAGTCGTCCATGACACCAACCATGTCTAGTAGTACCACTTATGCCACTGGCACCGACATTTCACCACCAAGATTGCAATACCCCATTTTTGGCAGCACGCCGTCCCACGACAGCCAGTTCAGCGACATATTCGACCCAGCTAACCTTGGTCTCGGCTTCCCTGTCAGGCTGCTCTTTGCCGAAAGCGATGCTTACACGGTGGATGGCTGtgcgcaccaccaccaccaccatgcccATGGGAACGGGATGGAGCAGTTGTTGGAAGCACAGAATAGCTTCCCATTCATGCACGCCATGGATCATCATATGTCTGGACTCCCAGCTGAGGCAATGCCCATCACAATGGCTACGATGCAGGGCATGTTCCACCTAGGGTTACAGAGTGTCCGCGGGGGTCATGGCGACGAGATAGCAGGCCAACAGTTGCACTACCCGCCGGCCAAGAGAAACCACAAGCACCAGGACTACGCTAGCAGCAGGGGCATGCACAGGGATGTGGTCAATGGTAATGGCACCGGCGGCTACATTTAA